The Geothrix sp. DNA segment CGTGCTGGCACCCCTCTACGTGAAATTCGGGCTTTCGGGCCTGCTGATGTCCGGCCTGCTGGCCGGGCTCATGCTCATCGGCATGGGCCTGCTGCGCATGGGCAAGCTCATCGAGTTCATCCCCTTCCCCGTGACCACCGGCTTCACCTCGGGCATCGCCACCGTGATCGCCGTCCTCCAGGTCAAGGACCTGTTCGGGCTGAAGCTTGATCACGTCCCGGACCACTTCATCGAGCGCCTCGGCGCCATGGGCCGCGCCTGGCACACGGTCTCCCCCTGGGAGCTGCTCATCGGCCTGGGCACCCTGGCCATCCTGCTCACCCCTCGGCTGCCCAAGCGACGCTTGGCCCGCCTCCCGAAATTCCTACGGAAGATCCCCGCGCCGCTCCTGGCCCTGCCCCTGGCAGCCCTGGCCGCCTGGGTCCTGGGGCGCTGGATCCCGGGTTTCACGGTGGACACCATCGGCAGCCGCTTCCACACCATGGTGAACGGGCACCTAGTGGCCGGCATCCCCCAGGTGCCACCCTCCTTCCTGTGGCCCTGGAGCGCCCCCGGCGTGGATGGCCAGACCATGGGACTGAGCCTCGGCACCATCCGCCTGCTGCTGCCCAGCGCCTTCGCCGTGGCCATGCTGGGGGCCATCGAGTCCCTGCTCTCCGCCGTGGTGGCCGATGGCATGGCCCGCACCCGCCACGACCCGGACGCCGAGCTGCTGGCCCTGGGCGTGGGCAACGTCATCGCCCCCTTCTTCGGCGGCATCCCGGCCACCGGGGCCATCGCCCGCACGGCCACCAACTTCCGGTTCGGCGGGCGCACCCCCGTCGCCGCCATGGCCCACGCCCTGACCATCCTGCTGGCCATCCTGCTCCTGGCGCCCCTCATCAGCTTCCTGCCCATGGCCAGCCTGGCGGCCCTGCTGCTGCTCGTGGCCTGGAACATGTCGGAGGTCGAGCATTTCTTCCACACGGTACGGGTGGCCCCCAAGAGCGACGTGGCCGTGCTGCTCACCTGCTACTTCCTCACCGTCGTGTTCGACATGGTCATCGCCGTGACTGTGGGCATCGTGCTCGCATCGCTGCTCTTCATGCGGCGCATGGCCAGCGTGTCGGAAGGCCACCTGAGCCAACCGGACCACCGCGCCCTGCCCGGCCCCCTGCCGGACGGCGTGGTGATCTACGACCTCTCCGGCCCCCTCTTCTTCGGTGCGGCTGAGCGGGCCCTGAACGCCATGCGGGCCATCGGCGATGATGTCCGCGTGATCATCCTGCGCATGGAACAGGTGCCCAGCGCGGACGTGAGCGGCCTGGTGGCCATGGAGGGCGTCCTGCGCGAGATGGAGCGCCAGCACATCAAGGCCATCTTCGTCGGACTGCACGGCCAGGCTCTCAGTGTGTTCGAGCGGGGCGGCCTCAAGGACAAGGCAGGCGAGGTGGCCTTCTGCGCCACCATGGTCGAGGCCTTCAAGGTCATGAACGCGAAGCTGCACACCTACAAGCGCCGCAACCTGGGCCCCATCAGCTTCCAGGTCCTGCACCGCGAGAAGGCCCGGAAGGCCATCTCCGATCAGAACAGCCGCAACAGCGCGACGTAGCCGCTCACCGTCCTCTCGGTATCACCTCCGGCGATACGCGAGACCTCCCTTCCCGGGATCCGGGCGAACCCATCGGCTAGAACAACCTCAGCAGCGCGACATATCCGCTCACCGTCTTTACGCCGGCGATATCGCTTTGCAGGCCGATGCCCAGGTCCACGCGCACGGACGTGAACCACCAGAACCCCGGAAGGTCCCCGACAAGGCCCAGGCCTGTTACCCCGTATGTCTTCCCGTCATCGAGGCCCCGGGCCCGGCCATGCTCCAGGCTCACGGAAAGCCGGAGGTTCGGCCCGGTGGGAATCGCGAGGGCGGTCTTGGCGTAGGCCACCTGGTCGGCGGCGATGGCGTTGGAGCGGATGCCGGCGATGCGCACCATGGAGCCCAGCCCGCCCACGTCCAGGGAGTTGAACCGGTCGAAGGCGCGCCCCCCCACCCAGCCGGCTTCGCCGTGGAACCAGAACCCGG contains these protein-coding regions:
- the dauA gene encoding C4-dicarboxylic acid transporter DauA; its protein translation is MARTRFQDPSTTVPLRALPAAALRAVLAEGYSGRQFKRDLTAGFLVGIVALPLAMALAIAVGVPPQQGLYTAIIAGFITALLGGSRIQVAGPTAAFIVVLAPLYVKFGLSGLLMSGLLAGLMLIGMGLLRMGKLIEFIPFPVTTGFTSGIATVIAVLQVKDLFGLKLDHVPDHFIERLGAMGRAWHTVSPWELLIGLGTLAILLTPRLPKRRLARLPKFLRKIPAPLLALPLAALAAWVLGRWIPGFTVDTIGSRFHTMVNGHLVAGIPQVPPSFLWPWSAPGVDGQTMGLSLGTIRLLLPSAFAVAMLGAIESLLSAVVADGMARTRHDPDAELLALGVGNVIAPFFGGIPATGAIARTATNFRFGGRTPVAAMAHALTILLAILLLAPLISFLPMASLAALLLLVAWNMSEVEHFFHTVRVAPKSDVAVLLTCYFLTVVFDMVIAVTVGIVLASLLFMRRMASVSEGHLSQPDHRALPGPLPDGVVIYDLSGPLFFGAAERALNAMRAIGDDVRVIILRMEQVPSADVSGLVAMEGVLREMERQHIKAIFVGLHGQALSVFERGGLKDKAGEVAFCATMVEAFKVMNAKLHTYKRRNLGPISFQVLHREKARKAISDQNSRNSAT